Proteins found in one Candidatus Diapherotrites archaeon genomic segment:
- a CDS encoding Holliday junction resolvase-like protein, producing the protein MLEWVLALLVLVLAGISFFLYKRVEALSAFANDLQFAKQSQSVKYGKMSEHWIPLSEKFPYEKERFRFLGNPIDGLAFLDDKIVFCEFKANTSRLSSVQDNIKRLVQEKKVEWLEIQTKEGD; encoded by the coding sequence ATGCTTGAATGGGTGCTCGCCCTCCTGGTTCTCGTGCTCGCGGGAATCAGTTTCTTCCTCTACAAACGCGTGGAGGCGCTCAGCGCCTTTGCCAATGACCTGCAATTCGCCAAACAGAGTCAATCCGTGAAATATGGGAAAATGAGCGAGCACTGGATTCCTCTGTCAGAAAAATTTCCTTACGAGAAAGAACGCTTCCGCTTCCTCGGAAACCCCATCGACGGCCTCGCATTCCTGGATGACAAAATCGTATTCTGCGAATTCAAAGCCAACACCAGCCGATTATCTTCCGTGCAGGACAATATCAAACGATTGGTGCAGGAGAAAAAGGTGGAGTGGTTGGAAATCCAGACGAAGGAAGGAGATTAG
- a CDS encoding nuclear transport factor 2 family protein — protein sequence MEEKVLDNFLMEYEKASNSHDFKNVEPFIDVNAIYEFTDGSFKGIDEIRIAFEKTFNKIKDEKYQISKVKWLYIGDECAVCTFNFHWKGIVIGKMAEGSGRGTMLIVKGLNGMKIVHEHLCRSP from the coding sequence ATGGAAGAAAAAGTACTGGATAATTTTTTGATGGAGTATGAAAAGGCCTCTAATTCTCACGATTTCAAAAATGTAGAACCATTCATCGATGTCAATGCAATATATGAGTTTACGGATGGTTCATTCAAAGGAATAGACGAGATAAGGATAGCTTTTGAAAAGACGTTTAACAAAATAAAAGACGAAAAATACCAAATTTCAAAAGTGAAGTGGTTGTATATTGGAGACGAGTGCGCAGTGTGCACTTTTAATTTTCATTGGAAAGGGATTGTCATCGGGAAAATGGCAGAGGGAAGTGGTCGAGGAACTATGCTCATTGTGAAGGGTCTTAACGGGATGAAGATTGTCCATGAACACCTCTGTAGAAGCCCCTAA
- a CDS encoding SGNH/GDSL hydrolase family protein, translating to MTHILVFGDSTTYGAWDKKGGWVSRIREKLDQKNIPNNKYLLIYNLGISGGTTTGLVKRFESEAKIRLDDDPTEQNIFIFSGGGNDAIWLPKKKQNKVALPIFKRNIRRLIKMTRRYSDKMVFLGIKPCDESKVDPIPWYPKGSYRLKQFEKYNEALKKICMEEKVYFVNAFAILNNKTFISTLNDGIHPNNKGHQLIEKIVWAALNKKKWI from the coding sequence ATGACACATATTTTGGTTTTTGGTGATTCAACTACCTATGGTGCTTGGGATAAAAAAGGCGGATGGGTTTCACGAATTCGAGAGAAATTAGATCAGAAAAATATTCCAAATAACAAATATCTACTGATCTATAATCTTGGGATCTCAGGTGGCACAACAACTGGATTAGTTAAAAGATTTGAAAGTGAGGCTAAGATTCGCTTAGATGATGATCCAACTGAGCAAAACATTTTCATTTTTTCCGGAGGGGGGAACGATGCTATCTGGTTACCTAAAAAGAAACAAAATAAGGTTGCTCTACCTATATTCAAGCGCAATATTCGTCGTCTAATAAAGATGACGCGAAGGTATTCAGATAAAATGGTTTTCTTGGGAATAAAGCCATGCGATGAAAGCAAAGTAGATCCAATTCCATGGTACCCAAAAGGGTCGTATCGTTTAAAGCAATTTGAAAAGTACAACGAAGCCTTGAAGAAAATTTGTATGGAGGAAAAAGTCTATTTTGTCAACGCATTTGCTATATTAAATAATAAAACGTTCATTTCTACATTGAATGATGGAATTCACCCGAATAATAAAGGTCATCAACTCATTGAAAAAATTGTGTGGGCTGCCCTAAACAAGAAAAAGTGGATTTAA
- the cca gene encoding CCA tRNA nucleotidyltransferase produces the protein MVSLAALSRKVLTYIVPSKKERTAEQALCRRIMRTIRKTRGPHKGAVLAGSIARDTHLAGDKDLDIFVYYSPSLKRESFEKHGLKLGHFIFGKNPHEEAYSEHPYVRGNIDGFDVEIVPVFKVGKATEKISAVDRTPFHTSYVKRRLKIYQRNQVRLLKQFFKGIQVYGADTRYQGVPGYLVELLILEYGTFEKALRAMAFWKEGTVIDRENEYGSESEALSLFPGAFLVVVDPTDKIRNVAAALSYNQFARLIMAARSFLNRPRMTFFFGHQEKALPEKELKKRFQTEELIGLHFSYPKGIVEDVVWGQLARLSRRASTGLQQNDFIVRRTFTHTSGGEDCYLFFDVANPILQKSKTRIGPKVVEAGHAEAFLKAHSHPLSGPRIEEGRLVVEETRRFVKAEGALEEIWKGKMIANEKDELASAMSDFKILQETHLTGLARKDDEFARALSAFLKGKEFFL, from the coding sequence ATGGTTTCCTTAGCAGCGCTCTCACGGAAAGTGTTGACCTATATCGTTCCTTCCAAGAAAGAACGGACCGCGGAACAGGCATTGTGCCGGAGGATCATGCGCACCATTCGGAAGACCCGCGGCCCCCATAAAGGTGCCGTGCTCGCCGGTTCCATCGCGCGCGACACGCATCTCGCGGGGGACAAGGATTTGGATATTTTCGTGTATTATTCCCCTTCCCTCAAACGGGAATCCTTCGAGAAGCACGGATTGAAACTGGGCCATTTCATTTTTGGTAAAAATCCCCATGAGGAAGCCTACAGCGAACACCCCTACGTCCGGGGAAATATCGATGGGTTCGATGTGGAAATTGTCCCGGTGTTTAAGGTGGGAAAAGCTACTGAGAAGATTTCTGCCGTGGATCGCACCCCGTTTCATACCTCCTATGTCAAACGTCGATTGAAAATCTATCAACGGAATCAGGTTCGTCTGCTCAAACAATTCTTCAAGGGCATCCAAGTGTATGGAGCGGACACCCGGTACCAGGGGGTGCCAGGGTATCTGGTGGAATTGCTTATTCTGGAATATGGGACATTCGAGAAAGCGCTGCGCGCCATGGCTTTTTGGAAAGAGGGCACGGTGATTGATAGGGAAAACGAATACGGTTCCGAGTCCGAGGCCCTATCGCTTTTTCCAGGCGCGTTCTTGGTGGTCGTGGATCCCACCGATAAAATTCGTAATGTGGCCGCGGCCTTGTCCTATAACCAGTTCGCCCGTCTTATCATGGCGGCCCGGAGCTTTCTCAACCGCCCCCGAATGACATTCTTTTTCGGTCACCAGGAAAAGGCTTTGCCAGAAAAGGAATTGAAAAAAAGGTTCCAGACGGAAGAGCTCATCGGCCTGCATTTTTCTTATCCAAAAGGAATCGTCGAGGATGTGGTGTGGGGGCAGCTCGCTCGATTGTCCCGGCGTGCCTCCACCGGATTGCAGCAGAATGATTTCATCGTGCGACGCACTTTCACCCATACGAGTGGGGGGGAGGATTGTTACCTCTTCTTCGATGTCGCCAATCCTATCCTGCAGAAATCCAAAACCAGGATTGGACCGAAAGTGGTGGAAGCAGGGCATGCGGAGGCGTTCCTTAAAGCCCACTCTCATCCTTTGTCGGGGCCCCGCATCGAGGAGGGGCGGTTGGTGGTGGAAGAAACAAGGCGTTTTGTTAAGGCCGAGGGCGCACTGGAAGAGATATGGAAAGGTAAGATGATTGCTAATGAAAAAGACGAATTGGCCTCAGCGATGAGTGATTTTAAGATTCTGCAGGAAACGCATTTGACTGGGCTCGCGCGCAAAGATGATGAATTCGCCCGTGCCCTGAGCGCATTCTTAAAAGGCAAGGAATTTTTCCTGTGA
- the cutA gene encoding divalent-cation tolerance protein CutA — MIYIGFITCKDRSEAKKIVQNLLLKKLVACGNIIPSIESYYWWKGKMESSNETMLLVKTTKEKIEQIIVETKKVHSYDLPAIEFVRVAKNESKLEKWVKESLGV; from the coding sequence ATGATTTATATCGGATTTATTACTTGTAAAGATCGTTCCGAAGCCAAGAAAATTGTTCAAAATCTCCTGCTGAAAAAGCTGGTGGCATGTGGGAATATTATTCCCAGTATTGAGTCATATTATTGGTGGAAGGGAAAAATGGAATCTTCTAATGAAACAATGCTCCTTGTCAAAACGACCAAAGAAAAAATAGAGCAAATTATTGTAGAGACAAAGAAAGTACACTCATACGATTTGCCAGCAATAGAATTTGTTCGAGTCGCAAAAAATGAAAGCAAACTTGAAAAGTGGGTAAAAGAATCTCTTGGAGTTTGA
- a CDS encoding tRNA uridine(34) 5-carboxymethylaminomethyl modification radical SAM/GNAT enzyme Elp3, with protein sequence MSPNDNPMKPNERLAHRLYTEIQANTITDIPRFNTRKRELAEGLGIAHLPPNPDLLPLMPGALRKEQRALFAIKPVRNISGVAVLAAMVKPHLCPHGTCIYCPKGLHHPAPPAYTGDEPAAQRGYRNDFDPYRQVNGRIQQLQAVGRDTDKCELIIMGGTFLSMPLDYQYSFMQGCLEGLAGKRFPSMGETIAACETSANRVIGITMETRPDVAKKEDIARMLSWGSTRVELGVQTIYDDVLEKLNRQHTVKQTIDATRRLKESSLKVGYHMMAKLPHSELKRDMAAHLNIFSNPDFKPDMVKLYPVAVVANTALYGMWKRGEYEEMTQEEAVAFYAALKPRIPEWVRVMRVQRDIPTPNISAGVKKTNLRQLVEKRMKEEGTRCRCIRCREMGFKKVKEGVSPQKIELVTRSYEASGGMEYFISAEDVEQDILVGFIRLRIPHLPLFSELADSGFVREVHVYGQSVPLGEQNVTSGQHKGWGQRLLQEAERVTKEKHGLSHVNVIAGIGVREYYKNLGYVQNGAWVRKNLKG encoded by the coding sequence ATGTCGCCCAATGATAATCCCATGAAGCCTAATGAACGCCTGGCCCACCGGCTCTACACCGAGATTCAGGCCAATACGATTACGGACATTCCCCGCTTCAACACGCGCAAACGCGAGCTCGCAGAAGGTTTGGGAATCGCCCACTTACCCCCCAACCCGGATTTATTGCCCCTCATGCCAGGGGCATTGAGGAAGGAACAGCGCGCGCTTTTCGCCATCAAACCTGTTCGCAACATTTCAGGGGTTGCCGTCCTCGCGGCCATGGTGAAACCCCACCTCTGCCCGCATGGGACGTGCATCTACTGCCCTAAAGGATTACACCACCCCGCACCCCCCGCTTACACGGGGGATGAACCCGCGGCCCAACGCGGATACCGGAATGATTTTGACCCCTATCGCCAAGTCAATGGCCGCATTCAGCAGCTACAAGCGGTGGGCCGGGACACTGACAAGTGCGAGCTCATCATCATGGGAGGCACCTTCCTCTCGATGCCCCTGGATTACCAATATTCCTTCATGCAAGGATGCTTAGAAGGGCTCGCCGGGAAACGATTTCCATCCATGGGGGAGACCATAGCGGCGTGCGAAACGAGCGCGAACCGAGTCATTGGCATCACCATGGAAACCCGCCCGGACGTGGCCAAAAAGGAAGACATCGCCCGCATGCTTTCATGGGGGAGCACCCGCGTCGAATTGGGGGTACAAACCATTTACGATGACGTACTTGAAAAACTGAACCGCCAACACACGGTGAAGCAGACTATTGATGCCACGCGCCGATTGAAAGAAAGCAGTTTGAAGGTAGGCTATCATATGATGGCCAAACTTCCCCATTCCGAATTGAAACGGGACATGGCCGCGCATTTAAACATATTTTCAAACCCAGATTTCAAGCCAGACATGGTGAAACTCTACCCCGTCGCCGTGGTGGCCAACACCGCGCTCTATGGGATGTGGAAACGCGGCGAATATGAGGAGATGACTCAAGAGGAAGCGGTGGCATTCTACGCGGCACTGAAACCCCGCATTCCGGAATGGGTGCGAGTGATGCGGGTGCAACGCGATATCCCCACTCCCAATATTTCCGCCGGGGTGAAGAAAACCAACCTCCGCCAGCTGGTGGAAAAACGAATGAAAGAAGAGGGAACACGCTGCCGCTGTATCCGGTGCCGCGAAATGGGATTCAAAAAGGTCAAGGAAGGGGTTTCCCCTCAAAAAATAGAATTGGTGACCCGCTCGTATGAAGCCTCCGGAGGAATGGAGTATTTTATTTCCGCCGAGGACGTGGAACAGGACATCCTGGTGGGGTTTATCCGCCTCCGGATCCCCCACCTCCCATTGTTCTCCGAACTGGCCGACTCCGGATTCGTGCGCGAAGTGCATGTATATGGCCAATCTGTTCCCCTGGGGGAGCAAAATGTCACAAGCGGCCAGCACAAAGGATGGGGCCAACGCCTGCTCCAGGAAGCCGAGCGCGTGACTAAAGAGAAGCACGGTTTATCCCACGTCAACGTCATCGCCGGAATTGGAGTGAGGGAATACTACAAGAACTTGGGGTATGTGCAGAACGGGGCGTGGGTGCGGAAAAATCTGAAAGGATGA
- a CDS encoding MBL fold metallo-hydrolase — translation MQVTKYCHCCLFIEENEARILIDPGSYSNPPFDLKLNAIFITHQHSDHIDVSLLKNILAENTGCPIYTCQDVSEILSKEGISSTALKEGQVITVKNTPIKTVGKEHAILYQKSPCMNHGFLVSNRFFFPGDALTIPNESVEILALPVAGPWLKLSDAIEYAIKVKPKIAFPVHDGILKKPGTTNTIPQISLPQQGIQWIIPEDGKKMGFG, via the coding sequence ATGCAAGTTACAAAGTATTGTCACTGTTGTCTATTTATTGAGGAAAATGAAGCGCGGATTCTTATCGATCCAGGAAGCTATTCAAATCCCCCCTTCGATTTGAAGCTGAATGCTATTTTCATTACGCACCAACACTCGGATCATATCGATGTGAGTTTGCTGAAGAATATTTTAGCCGAAAATACTGGTTGTCCAATTTATACATGTCAAGACGTGTCCGAAATATTATCCAAAGAAGGAATTTCATCAACTGCTCTCAAAGAAGGACAAGTTATCACAGTCAAAAATACTCCAATAAAGACTGTGGGAAAAGAACATGCTATTCTCTATCAGAAAAGTCCATGTATGAATCACGGATTTCTAGTTTCAAATCGATTTTTCTTTCCCGGAGACGCACTAACAATTCCTAATGAATCTGTCGAAATTCTCGCCCTGCCCGTAGCCGGCCCCTGGTTGAAACTCTCAGATGCAATTGAATATGCTATAAAAGTAAAACCAAAAATAGCATTTCCAGTACATGACGGAATTCTCAAAAAACCTGGAACAACAAACACCATTCCTCAAATCAGCTTACCGCAACAAGGAATTCAATGGATTATCCCTGAAGACGGGAAAAAAATGGGGTTTGGCTAG
- a CDS encoding nucleoside deaminase yields MKSNSDQRIMKIALIEAERGLNRGDYPCGCIIVKSDKIVAKSRSQEGGKHDPTAHAEISAIRKASRKKDSLKGSILYTTVEPCLMCAKAMVYAGISKVIYGCPHGEYGKTRTFYILKKNKIGKIIVKGGVEKKEAIALLNEWKSISAVKKP; encoded by the coding sequence ATGAAAAGCAACTCAGATCAACGGATAATGAAAATTGCTCTCATAGAAGCCGAAAGAGGATTAAATCGCGGCGATTATCCATGCGGTTGTATCATTGTAAAAAGTGATAAAATCGTCGCTAAATCTCGAAGTCAAGAGGGCGGGAAGCACGATCCTACAGCTCATGCTGAAATTTCTGCTATTCGAAAAGCATCTCGGAAAAAAGACTCGTTGAAAGGATCTATTCTCTATACCACAGTGGAACCTTGTTTAATGTGTGCAAAAGCAATGGTTTATGCTGGAATATCCAAAGTAATCTATGGATGTCCACATGGAGAATATGGGAAAACAAGAACATTTTACATTCTTAAAAAAAATAAAATTGGTAAAATAATAGTAAAAGGCGGCGTAGAAAAAAAGGAAGCCATAGCACTATTAAATGAATGGAAATCAATAAGTGCGGTGAAAAAACCATAA
- a CDS encoding VOC family protein: protein MPPILNVNAIDHINMSVKDLEKSVRFYREVFGFEIKEDQSKDASYIIGNAHVKLCLYEDKNLHVKEGLNHFGFHIENFDEIISRCKEMGVPVSYDGAIEWKNPARSKSIYITDPSGYVIELSNLPGGGL, encoded by the coding sequence ATGCCCCCTATTCTCAATGTCAACGCCATCGACCACATCAACATGTCCGTGAAGGACCTGGAGAAGAGCGTGCGGTTCTACCGAGAGGTGTTCGGCTTCGAGATCAAGGAGGACCAATCCAAGGACGCTTCCTACATCATCGGCAATGCGCACGTGAAACTCTGTTTATATGAGGACAAGAATTTACATGTCAAGGAAGGGCTGAACCATTTCGGCTTCCACATCGAAAATTTTGATGAGATAATTTCAAGATGCAAGGAAATGGGAGTGCCGGTTTCCTATGATGGAGCAATTGAGTGGAAAAACCCCGCGCGATCCAAATCCATCTACATCACCGACCCCTCCGGATATGTCATTGAATTAAGCAACCTTCCCGGGGGCGGGTTGTGA
- a CDS encoding GTPase has translation MAGPTTPLQFVKRRIIIMGAAGRDFFDFYQVYKDNPFYDVVCFTATQIPGIAGRKFPAKLAGKLYPKGIPIFPEDKLTQLIQEYKVNEVVFAYSDVSHEYVMHRASQCLAAGTNFRLLGPDATMLRSSKPVIAICAVRTGSGKSQTTRKIGGLLKLAKRRGVVIRHPMPYGNLTRQEVQRYATLKDLKHHRATIEEREEYEKHIREGLIVYAGVNYEKILRRAEKEADVIIWDGGNNDFSFIKPDLLFVIVDPLRAGDEMHYHPGETNLRMADVIVINKENAAHPSQIKVTQRNIQHYNPKAKIIHADSVLHTDSKIRLRGKKVVVVEDGPTVTHGGMPFGAGTVFAKEKGAIILDPKPFLVGDIRKAFDKYPNLKEVIPALGYSKIQISELEKTLNKADCDYVVSGTPIDLGNIVKLNKPIVQVNYALKEKGKMDLKRILKQGGFFEKPPSRRTR, from the coding sequence ATGGCCGGGCCCACAACTCCCCTTCAATTCGTAAAACGCCGCATCATCATCATGGGTGCAGCTGGACGAGATTTCTTCGATTTCTATCAGGTGTACAAGGACAATCCTTTCTATGATGTAGTATGTTTCACGGCCACCCAGATACCAGGGATAGCGGGGAGGAAGTTTCCCGCCAAGCTCGCCGGGAAGCTCTATCCTAAAGGGATTCCCATCTTCCCGGAGGACAAGCTGACTCAACTCATTCAGGAATACAAGGTGAATGAAGTGGTGTTCGCGTATTCGGATGTGTCGCATGAGTATGTGATGCATCGCGCCTCTCAATGCCTGGCGGCGGGAACCAATTTCAGGCTATTGGGGCCGGATGCCACGATGTTGCGATCGAGCAAACCTGTTATCGCCATCTGCGCGGTGCGCACCGGTTCGGGGAAATCCCAGACCACGAGGAAAATTGGGGGGTTGCTCAAGCTGGCTAAGCGTCGGGGCGTGGTCATCCGGCACCCCATGCCATATGGTAATCTCACCCGGCAGGAAGTGCAGCGATACGCCACGCTCAAGGACCTCAAGCACCACCGCGCCACCATTGAGGAGCGGGAGGAATACGAGAAACACATCCGGGAGGGATTAATTGTGTACGCGGGGGTGAACTATGAAAAAATTCTCCGCCGCGCCGAGAAGGAAGCCGATGTCATCATCTGGGATGGGGGGAACAATGATTTTTCGTTCATCAAGCCGGATCTCCTTTTCGTAATTGTGGACCCCCTGCGGGCGGGGGACGAGATGCATTATCATCCCGGCGAAACCAACCTGCGCATGGCCGACGTTATTGTGATCAACAAGGAGAATGCCGCGCACCCGTCCCAAATCAAGGTGACCCAGCGGAACATTCAGCATTATAATCCAAAGGCTAAAATCATCCATGCGGATTCTGTACTCCATACCGATTCTAAGATTCGGTTGCGTGGGAAAAAAGTGGTGGTGGTGGAAGATGGTCCCACCGTGACGCATGGGGGTATGCCATTTGGAGCGGGAACCGTTTTCGCTAAAGAGAAGGGCGCCATCATCCTAGACCCCAAACCCTTCCTGGTGGGGGATATTCGGAAAGCGTTCGACAAATATCCCAATCTGAAAGAAGTGATTCCTGCGCTGGGTTATTCCAAAATCCAGATCAGCGAACTGGAGAAGACGTTGAATAAGGCGGATTGTGACTATGTGGTTTCCGGCACTCCTATTGATTTGGGGAACATTGTTAAGCTCAACAAGCCCATCGTGCAGGTGAATTACGCGTTGAAGGAAAAAGGGAAAATGGATTTGAAACGAATTTTGAAGCAAGGAGGGTTTTTCGAAAAGCCCCCATCGCGCCGTACCCGGTGA
- a CDS encoding ATPase, T2SS/T4P/T4SS family, which yields MDKRITSIRGELLEDTPHARIYEGFPYNEYEAKKPVFTPPEQEFADALASALNARTRSEEWSHRLPTNVAKSFVTPFKMRMITLVESNELVDKLPSEEDWETLHAVLTGLLREHGDIVKDMDAFATYVLDYGVGYAQIGSLLRDPHLEEVMVNGQKRNVFVYHHRHGTCKTNIFVEAHDPHILRIITKASKYAGRKFHEHEPLLDARLPDGSRLNATFETVTPFGHSITIRKFTRNMLSVTQLIANNTLTFETAAFVWVMTEGMGVKPMNMIITGGSGCGKTTFLNCVGSFIPFGDRVITIEDTAELKFFDRENWISMEAQPHTRTNPGTDMNDLLTNAMRMRPDRLIVGEVRGKEAETLFIAMDTGHQGCMGTLHSNSAREMLVRLTNDPMNVPQSLLPVLDMVVVLQKVNDVKHGLQRRVSQIAEVSHMNQSILLSNLFERHPETDLLMRTDTPSHLMQVLSDAAGKNKRSILQEILVRQRVLEWMIRHRIFDPADVEKVVQQYYFDPAGIVDQVTKELEDINPPPPRKK from the coding sequence ATGGACAAACGCATCACGTCCATCCGGGGCGAATTATTGGAAGACACTCCCCACGCCCGCATCTACGAGGGGTTTCCCTACAACGAGTACGAGGCCAAGAAGCCTGTTTTCACCCCCCCTGAACAGGAATTCGCTGACGCATTGGCATCTGCCCTGAACGCGCGCACCCGCAGTGAAGAATGGTCGCACCGACTCCCAACAAACGTCGCCAAATCATTCGTCACGCCCTTCAAGATGCGCATGATTACCCTCGTTGAAAGTAATGAGCTCGTGGACAAACTCCCCTCGGAAGAGGATTGGGAGACCCTCCACGCGGTGTTGACGGGATTGCTCCGCGAGCACGGGGATATCGTGAAAGACATGGATGCTTTCGCTACCTATGTATTGGATTATGGGGTGGGGTATGCGCAGATAGGGTCGCTCCTCCGCGACCCCCACTTGGAGGAAGTAATGGTGAATGGGCAGAAACGAAATGTCTTCGTCTACCACCATCGCCATGGTACTTGCAAGACTAATATCTTCGTGGAAGCGCACGACCCCCACATCCTGCGCATCATCACCAAGGCATCCAAATATGCCGGGAGAAAATTTCATGAGCACGAACCCCTATTAGACGCCCGCCTCCCCGATGGATCACGCCTCAATGCGACATTCGAAACCGTCACCCCATTTGGTCATTCCATCACCATCCGCAAGTTCACCCGCAACATGCTGTCGGTAACCCAACTCATCGCCAACAATACCCTCACCTTTGAGACAGCCGCCTTCGTGTGGGTGATGACCGAAGGGATGGGAGTGAAACCCATGAATATGATCATCACCGGGGGCTCAGGATGCGGAAAAACGACCTTCCTCAACTGTGTGGGGAGCTTCATCCCATTTGGGGATAGGGTCATCACCATTGAAGACACGGCCGAACTCAAATTCTTCGATCGGGAGAATTGGATTTCCATGGAAGCCCAACCCCACACCCGAACCAATCCCGGGACGGACATGAATGATTTGCTCACCAATGCCATGCGGATGCGGCCCGATAGATTAATCGTGGGGGAAGTGCGGGGAAAGGAAGCCGAAACCCTGTTCATAGCTATGGACACCGGTCACCAGGGGTGCATGGGAACCCTCCACTCCAATTCCGCGCGCGAAATGCTCGTGCGCTTGACAAATGATCCCATGAACGTGCCCCAATCCCTATTGCCGGTGTTGGATATGGTGGTGGTGCTCCAGAAAGTGAATGATGTGAAACACGGCCTCCAACGCCGAGTATCTCAAATTGCGGAAGTGTCCCACATGAACCAGAGCATCCTCCTCTCCAACCTCTTCGAACGCCACCCGGAAACCGATCTGCTGATGCGCACCGACACCCCCTCCCACCTGATGCAGGTGCTATCCGATGCTGCTGGAAAGAACAAGCGGAGCATCCTCCAAGAAATTCTTGTTCGCCAGCGCGTGCTGGAATGGATGATCCGCCACCGCATATTCGACCCGGCGGACGTGGAAAAGGTGGTGCAGCAATACTACTTCGACCCGGCCGGGATCGTGGACCAAGTGACAAAGGAACTGGAAGACATCAACCCCCCTCCCCCGCGGAAGAAATGA
- a CDS encoding PIN domain-containing protein: MILKGVRMSGTALIDTNILVYFADANEKEKHAKAQRFMREVEENKDHFLIAMQNLREFGSVMIQKKGTHSQEVGDFISFFCEMFPIVLVDDPISIREAVAICGQQRLDYYDVVLAQTALRNKTHVIYTENVKDFNNIPGITAINPIA, encoded by the coding sequence ATGATTTTGAAAGGTGTTCGAATGAGCGGGACAGCCCTAATTGACACCAACATCCTCGTTTATTTTGCGGATGCGAACGAGAAGGAAAAGCACGCCAAAGCCCAACGGTTTATGCGAGAAGTGGAAGAGAATAAGGATCATTTTCTTATTGCAATGCAGAATTTGCGCGAATTTGGTAGCGTGATGATTCAAAAGAAAGGCACCCATTCTCAAGAAGTCGGCGATTTCATCTCCTTTTTTTGCGAGATGTTTCCCATAGTATTGGTGGATGACCCGATAAGCATTCGCGAAGCGGTTGCGATTTGCGGCCAGCAGCGTCTTGACTATTACGATGTTGTTTTAGCCCAAACGGCACTACGAAATAAAACCCATGTCATTTACACTGAAAACGTAAAGGATTTCAATAATATTCCGGGGATCACTGCCATAAACCCGATTGCGTGA